The Methylomonas montana genome has a window encoding:
- the cobJ gene encoding precorrin-3B C(17)-methyltransferase — protein sequence MKKGKILLVGFGPGAPEHMSQRARDAIAEADVVIGYSTYIKLVQDLLDGKEVIRKGMTEELDRSIEAYEQARQGKTVALVSSGDIGVYGMAGPTYEVLFQSGWTRDSDITVEVVPGATALNACAALVGAPLTHDFCSISLSDLLTPWPTIARRLEAAARGDFVIALYNPKSGRRTGQIVEAQRILLLHRRPDTPVAIVKSGYRRRQAIQMTTLAQMADCEIGMLCTVLIGNSSTFVREGLMVTPRGYANKYDTLTGEAKHGEQAGRSLTMGLTGWHACVRRHLRETPEANLRDAAAHFDAPLGEILAAVVEAQPGDEAGAMQARLVATEHLDTLFTAAQNWGQIRAVVRSEAAIAEILLQAKDLTRKGQWLNLVNEHCHLHVDTGRIASAWFFSHDGQQHGVYLIDANGGLIASLLLVKVGDHFNQQTLDSFRKASEQLGQLIDTGEDIEAEEECSDE from the coding sequence ATGAAGAAAGGCAAAATTTTACTGGTGGGTTTCGGCCCCGGCGCGCCTGAGCATATGAGCCAGCGCGCCCGAGACGCCATCGCCGAGGCCGATGTGGTGATCGGCTACTCCACGTATATCAAACTGGTGCAGGACCTGCTGGATGGCAAGGAAGTGATCCGCAAGGGCATGACCGAAGAGCTGGATCGCAGCATCGAGGCCTACGAACAGGCGCGGCAAGGCAAAACCGTGGCGCTGGTGTCTTCGGGCGACATTGGCGTGTACGGCATGGCGGGGCCAACCTACGAAGTGCTGTTCCAGAGCGGTTGGACGAGGGACAGTGATATCACAGTCGAAGTGGTTCCCGGCGCCACGGCCTTGAACGCCTGCGCGGCACTGGTTGGCGCGCCGCTGACTCACGATTTTTGTTCGATTTCATTGTCGGACTTGCTGACACCTTGGCCAACCATCGCCCGCCGCTTGGAAGCGGCGGCGCGCGGCGATTTCGTCATTGCGTTATACAACCCCAAGAGCGGCCGCCGCACCGGGCAGATCGTCGAGGCGCAACGCATACTGTTACTGCATCGGAGGCCGGATACGCCGGTGGCGATCGTCAAATCCGGCTACCGCCGGCGCCAGGCCATTCAAATGACGACTCTGGCGCAAATGGCCGATTGCGAGATCGGCATGTTGTGTACGGTCTTGATAGGCAACAGCAGTACCTTCGTCCGCGAAGGCCTGATGGTCACGCCGCGGGGTTATGCCAATAAATACGATACGTTGACCGGCGAGGCCAAACATGGCGAGCAGGCCGGCCGGTCATTGACGATGGGCTTGACCGGCTGGCATGCCTGTGTGCGTCGCCATTTGCGGGAAACCCCCGAGGCCAATCTGCGCGACGCCGCGGCGCATTTCGACGCACCGCTCGGCGAAATACTGGCGGCCGTCGTCGAAGCCCAGCCCGGCGACGAAGCCGGGGCGATGCAGGCCCGGTTGGTAGCAACCGAGCATCTCGATACGCTATTCACGGCCGCCCAGAACTGGGGGCAAATCAGGGCGGTAGTTCGCAGCGAAGCGGCCATCGCCGAAATTCTGCTGCAAGCCAAAGACCTTACCCGCAAAGGCCAGTGGCTGAACCTGGTCAACGAGCATTGTCACCTGCATGTCGATACCGGCCGCATCGCCAGCGCCTGGTTTTTCAGCCATGACGGGCAGCAACACGGCGTGTACCTGATCGATGCAAACGGTGGCTTGATCGCTTCATTGCTGCTGGTCAAGGTGGGTGATCATTTCAATCAGCAAACGCTCGATAGTTTCCGCAAAGCCAGCGAGCAATTAGGCCAGCTGATCGACACTGGCGAAGACATTGAAGCAGAAGAGGAATGCAGTGATGAGTGA
- the cobI gene encoding precorrin-2 C(20)-methyltransferase yields MNDIKAGRLFGVSLGPGDPGLITLRAWELLQRGNCHWTYPVRRKDADSHALQIALRGGLPLPAKHSALIFPMTHDAEILAGYWLRAAETVLTQLRSGRDVLFLVEGDASTYSTFGHLARTVQALDVGIEIETVPGVSSFNAAAARVAMPLADTDETVAIIPASYGIGMIERLLDDFDTLVLLKVKPLLDDIIDLLQRRDLLEQAAFIEKAGAPEERVERNVASLRGEKVNYLSLLLIRNPHRQRGEIIRGCRKKTSNQE; encoded by the coding sequence ATGAATGACATCAAAGCCGGCCGGCTGTTCGGCGTCTCGCTCGGCCCCGGCGATCCGGGCTTGATCACCCTCCGCGCCTGGGAGTTGCTGCAGCGTGGCAATTGCCACTGGACCTATCCGGTGCGGCGCAAGGACGCCGACAGCCATGCCTTGCAAATCGCCTTGCGCGGCGGTCTGCCGTTACCGGCAAAACACTCGGCGCTGATTTTTCCGATGACCCACGATGCCGAGATTCTGGCCGGCTACTGGCTGCGCGCGGCCGAAACCGTGCTGACGCAGCTGCGTAGCGGCCGGGATGTGCTGTTTCTGGTCGAAGGCGACGCGTCGACCTATTCAACCTTCGGCCATCTGGCGCGGACCGTGCAGGCCTTGGACGTCGGCATCGAAATCGAAACCGTCCCCGGCGTATCGTCGTTCAATGCCGCCGCCGCGCGGGTGGCGATGCCGCTGGCTGATACCGACGAGACTGTCGCGATCATTCCCGCGAGTTACGGCATCGGCATGATCGAGCGCCTGCTGGACGATTTTGACACCCTGGTGTTGCTGAAAGTCAAACCGCTGCTGGACGATATTATCGATCTGTTGCAGCGCCGCGACTTGTTGGAACAGGCCGCCTTTATCGAAAAGGCCGGCGCGCCGGAAGAACGGGTGGAACGCAATGTGGCGAGCTTGCGCGGCGAAAAGGTCAACTATCTTTCCTTGCTATTGATACGCAATCCGCACCGGCAACGCGGCGAAATCATTCGCGGCTGCCGCAAGAAAACCTCAAATCAAGAATAA
- a CDS encoding nucleotidyltransferase family protein, which produces MNAAIDNVHAVILAAGASSRMGSPKQLLVWQDRPLLTHAIDSARAVLAERIVVILGANAEAINTAIDLNGVSVALNPDWADGMAGSIKVGIQALPATASAVLLMLCDQPLINAAHLQSLLLAWQQAPERIVVSQYAESFGVPAVFPVAFFAQLAGLTGDRGAKPLLMQFEGTLVKVPLPEAELDIDTQGDYQRLHTHKSDAADDCGTT; this is translated from the coding sequence ATGAATGCAGCCATTGATAATGTGCATGCCGTCATCCTGGCGGCCGGTGCCTCCAGCCGGATGGGCAGCCCCAAGCAATTGCTGGTCTGGCAAGACCGGCCATTACTGACGCATGCAATTGACAGTGCGCGGGCCGTGTTAGCGGAGCGGATCGTGGTGATTTTGGGCGCAAATGCCGAGGCAATAAATACCGCTATCGATCTGAACGGCGTAAGCGTGGCGCTGAATCCGGACTGGGCGGACGGCATGGCCGGTTCGATTAAAGTCGGTATCCAGGCCTTGCCGGCAACGGCCAGCGCGGTGTTATTGATGCTGTGCGATCAACCCCTGATTAACGCCGCGCATCTGCAAAGCTTGCTGTTGGCCTGGCAGCAGGCGCCGGAGCGCATTGTGGTGAGCCAGTACGCGGAGTCGTTCGGCGTGCCGGCCGTGTTTCCGGTCGCGTTTTTTGCGCAGCTAGCCGGTTTAACTGGCGATCGCGGAGCCAAGCCCTTGTTGATGCAATTCGAGGGAACCCTGGTAAAAGTGCCGTTACCGGAAGCGGAACTGGATATCGATACGCAGGGCGATTACCAGCGCTTGCATACACATAAATCTGATGCCGCCGATGATTGCGGAACAACTTGA
- the cbiE gene encoding precorrin-6y C5,15-methyltransferase (decarboxylating) subunit CbiE, translating to MKEPCRIIGVLDSGSGSLTADALAHLNGADVVIGGSRLLSLLADAIKPGAECHDLTGQLSQVPEWIGDAQNAGKKVVVVATGDPLCHGIGGFLLGKFGRERIEIMPNLSTMQLACSRLGLVWQDVRIASVHSRDAGEWTCGADARHGLYALLQLLRQSHLTAVLTSPDNTPDRIARMLQQEALADRYEIAVAARLQQADEQISGWLSVDEAAARRFADPNIVLIRQKPVLQEALFGLPDERFQQRKPDKGLITKREVRAVSLARMALKPDSIVWDIGAGSGSVGLEAARLCPLGHVYAIEKNADDAAIVLANRASLHVSNYSLRHGRAPDGLETWADPDAVFIGGSGGELRELIALCLQRLRDGGQLVMNFATIENLATAVEALKAAGADWDVLQLQAARSKPILDMHRMQAENSIWIVCAKRGVNQENTDE from the coding sequence GTGAAGGAACCCTGCCGGATCATCGGCGTACTGGATAGCGGCAGCGGCAGCCTGACGGCCGATGCCTTGGCGCATTTGAACGGCGCGGATGTCGTAATCGGCGGTTCGCGGCTATTGAGCCTGCTGGCCGATGCGATCAAGCCCGGCGCCGAATGTCACGATCTGACCGGCCAGTTGAGCCAGGTGCCAGAGTGGATTGGCGACGCGCAAAACGCCGGTAAAAAAGTCGTGGTGGTGGCGACGGGCGATCCGTTATGTCACGGCATCGGCGGTTTTCTGCTCGGCAAATTCGGTCGCGAACGTATCGAAATCATGCCCAACCTGTCGACGATGCAACTGGCTTGCTCCCGCTTGGGGCTGGTCTGGCAGGACGTGCGCATCGCTTCGGTGCATAGCCGCGATGCCGGCGAATGGACCTGCGGCGCCGATGCCCGGCATGGCTTGTATGCCTTGCTGCAATTGCTGCGGCAATCGCATTTGACGGCTGTATTGACCAGCCCGGACAACACGCCGGACCGCATCGCCCGCATGCTGCAACAGGAAGCGCTGGCCGACCGTTACGAGATCGCGGTGGCCGCCCGGTTGCAGCAAGCCGATGAACAAATCTCCGGCTGGCTGTCGGTCGATGAAGCCGCGGCCCGCCGCTTTGCCGACCCCAATATCGTCTTGATTCGGCAAAAGCCTGTCCTGCAGGAAGCTTTGTTTGGCCTGCCGGACGAGCGCTTTCAACAGCGTAAACCCGACAAAGGCCTGATCACCAAGCGCGAAGTGCGCGCCGTTTCGCTGGCACGCATGGCGCTAAAACCCGACAGCATCGTCTGGGACATCGGCGCCGGTTCCGGCTCGGTCGGCCTGGAAGCGGCGAGACTGTGTCCATTGGGCCACGTTTACGCCATCGAAAAAAATGCCGACGATGCGGCCATCGTGCTGGCAAACCGCGCGAGTTTGCATGTCAGCAATTACAGCCTGCGCCACGGCCGCGCGCCGGATGGCCTGGAAACCTGGGCCGACCCCGATGCGGTATTCATCGGCGGCTCCGGCGGCGAATTGCGAGAGCTGATCGCTCTGTGCCTGCAACGCTTGCGCGACGGCGGCCAGCTGGTCATGAATTTTGCAACCATCGAAAATCTCGCTACGGCGGTGGAGGCTTTAAAAGCGGCCGGCGCGGACTGGGATGTGCTGCAACTGCAAGCCGCGCGCAGCAAACCGATACTGGACATGCACCGAATGCAGGCTGAAAACTCGATCTGGATCGTTTGCGCGAAGCGCGGGGTTAATCAGGAAAATACCGATGAATGA
- a CDS encoding cobalamin biosynthesis protein: MAVMLGVGCDRDTSLATLQTAVAQALALAGLDIASVAGMATIDKKNDEVAILQLAERHGWPLHFYSAAQLALVSVPNPSETVRKYMGTPAVAEAAALLAADATMQALLLEKHKYRGEDGKNATVSIASMRDE, translated from the coding sequence ATGGCGGTGATGCTGGGCGTGGGCTGCGATCGCGATACTTCGCTGGCCACATTGCAAACTGCAGTGGCGCAAGCTTTGGCGTTGGCCGGTCTTGACATCGCCAGCGTTGCAGGGATGGCGACCATCGACAAGAAAAACGACGAAGTCGCGATACTTCAGCTGGCGGAACGGCACGGCTGGCCCCTGCATTTTTATAGCGCCGCGCAACTCGCGCTAGTGTCAGTGCCGAATCCATCGGAAACGGTGCGCAAATACATGGGCACGCCGGCAGTCGCCGAGGCGGCCGCGCTATTGGCCGCCGATGCCACGATGCAGGCTTTGCTGCTGGAAAAACACAAATACCGTGGCGAGGACGGAAAAAACGCCACGGTTTCGATTGCAAGCATGAGAGACGAATGA
- a CDS encoding precorrin-8X methylmutase: protein MNNIVTEQLTDAGRRIEHDSFAIVDAEAGPHAYQADEWQVVRRMIHATADFEFNGLTRFSPDAVSAGVQALQRGAAIVADVEMICVGLSKPRLDHFGVSTHQFIADEDVIAQAEAENSTRAVQAMRKAQQLNLLDGGIVAIGNAPTALLEVVRMVREAHLKPALVIGMPVGFVSAAESKALLSEMNTIPWIVIDGRKGGSTLVVAAIHALLALAEAQQSDKN, encoded by the coding sequence ATGAACAATATCGTTACCGAACAGCTCACCGATGCCGGCCGCCGCATCGAACACGATTCCTTCGCCATCGTCGATGCCGAAGCCGGCCCGCATGCCTATCAGGCCGATGAATGGCAGGTGGTTCGGCGGATGATACACGCAACGGCGGATTTCGAATTCAACGGCCTGACCCGGTTCTCGCCCGATGCAGTTTCTGCCGGCGTGCAGGCCCTGCAGCGCGGTGCCGCTATCGTCGCCGACGTCGAAATGATCTGCGTCGGCCTGTCAAAACCAAGACTGGATCATTTTGGCGTTTCCACTCATCAATTCATCGCCGATGAAGACGTCATCGCCCAAGCCGAAGCCGAAAACAGCACCCGTGCGGTGCAGGCGATGCGCAAGGCCCAGCAATTGAATCTGCTCGACGGCGGCATCGTCGCCATCGGCAATGCGCCGACCGCGCTGCTGGAAGTGGTGCGCATGGTGCGCGAGGCGCATCTGAAGCCGGCTCTGGTGATCGGCATGCCGGTCGGTTTTGTTTCCGCCGCCGAATCCAAGGCGCTGCTCAGCGAAATGAATACCATCCCCTGGATCGTCATCGATGGCCGCAAGGGCGGTTCGACGCTGGTGGTGGCCGCCATCCATGCCTTGCTGGCCCTGGCCGAGGCTCAACAATCGGATAAGAACTGA
- a CDS encoding sirohydrochlorin chelatase: MNSNLQAQTILLVGHGSREPSGNLEIQAFADLWRGREPQRRIEVCFIEFADVLLDVGLDNAAQHGGQVVVVPLILNAAGHVKMEIPEHIEHARLRHPQIEFVYCRHLGSCEEILVILKRNLRKALHELDVPDPRNTGVIVLGRGSSDRVANGELAKMARWLYEESDHDLVDIAFTGITHPRLESVVQRQIKQEMRQIVVLPFYLFTGTLIERIRRQMSRLQSQYPQVHFALGNYLGFEDEIYRLLQQRIVEATADRQPQMMECDGCKYREFAADHGQGHHHHP; this comes from the coding sequence ATGAATTCAAACCTACAAGCACAAACCATCCTGCTGGTCGGCCACGGCTCGCGCGAGCCTTCCGGCAATCTGGAAATTCAGGCGTTTGCCGATCTGTGGCGCGGCCGCGAACCGCAGCGCCGCATCGAGGTCTGCTTCATCGAATTTGCCGACGTGTTGCTGGACGTGGGGCTGGACAACGCCGCCCAACATGGTGGGCAAGTGGTAGTGGTGCCGTTGATTCTCAACGCCGCCGGCCACGTCAAGATGGAAATCCCCGAGCACATCGAGCACGCGCGCTTGCGGCATCCGCAGATCGAGTTTGTCTATTGCCGTCATCTCGGCAGTTGCGAAGAAATCCTGGTCATATTGAAGCGCAACCTGCGTAAAGCACTGCATGAGCTGGACGTGCCCGACCCGCGCAATACCGGCGTCATCGTGCTGGGGCGAGGCTCTTCCGACCGCGTCGCCAACGGCGAATTGGCCAAAATGGCGCGCTGGCTGTATGAAGAAAGCGATCACGATCTGGTCGACATCGCCTTTACCGGCATTACCCACCCGCGCCTGGAATCGGTGGTGCAGCGCCAGATCAAGCAGGAGATGCGGCAAATCGTCGTGCTGCCGTTTTACCTGTTCACCGGCACCCTGATCGAACGCATCCGCCGCCAGATGTCGCGCCTGCAAAGCCAGTATCCGCAAGTACACTTCGCGCTCGGCAATTATCTGGGCTTCGAGGATGAAATTTATCGTTTGCTGCAGCAACGCATAGTGGAAGCCACCGCCGACCGCCAGCCGCAAATGATGGAATGCGACGGCTGCAAATACCGCGAATTCGCCGCCGACCATGGCCAGGGCCATCATCACCATCCCTAA
- a CDS encoding (2Fe-2S) ferredoxin domain-containing protein, with protein sequence MSDRPLPAKPKMGDYKHHLLVCTGPRCTQNGESQALFDSLGAKFKAAGLDQGALRVKRTRTTCFATCKAGPIVCVQPDGVWYYNVTAANLDRIIEQHLLRGSPVEDLIFHQGPGCELG encoded by the coding sequence ATGAGTGACAGGCCCTTGCCAGCCAAACCCAAAATGGGCGATTACAAACACCATCTTTTGGTCTGTACCGGCCCGCGCTGCACGCAAAACGGCGAATCGCAAGCCCTGTTCGACAGCCTGGGGGCAAAATTCAAGGCCGCGGGATTGGATCAGGGTGCGTTGCGGGTCAAACGTACCCGCACCACCTGTTTCGCCACCTGCAAGGCAGGGCCCATCGTCTGCGTGCAACCGGACGGCGTCTGGTATTACAACGTGACCGCTGCCAATCTCGATCGGATCATAGAGCAGCATTTGCTTCGCGGCTCGCCGGTCGAGGACCTGATTTTCCATCAAGGCCCCGGTTGCGAACTTGGCTGA
- a CDS encoding cobalamin biosynthesis central domain-containing protein, which yields MNSMPEPRILLVAITKHGLAQALQLAAQLPDAHLAVSEKFAAGLPAIPNPVEVLPGALSANIGRLFENYDQLVMFISLGAVVRLIAPHLKSKDEDPGVLVIDDAGRYVIPVLSGHVGGANAFAERLAALLEAQAVLTTASDVGKTIPVDILGRELGWQVEAPKINITRVSAHVVNEEPVAFVQEAGAKNWWTRPTPLPANIHLYERFEDVDLDRYRAVLWVTRRDIAQACWDDLAERLVVYRPPAGQD from the coding sequence ATGAATTCGATGCCTGAACCCCGTATCCTGCTGGTCGCGATCACCAAACATGGCCTGGCGCAGGCCTTGCAGTTGGCCGCTCAACTGCCCGATGCGCATCTGGCTGTTTCGGAGAAATTCGCCGCCGGTTTGCCGGCCATTCCCAATCCGGTCGAAGTATTGCCTGGCGCATTGAGCGCCAATATCGGCCGATTGTTCGAAAACTACGATCAGTTGGTAATGTTCATCTCGTTGGGTGCGGTGGTGCGGCTGATTGCGCCGCACCTCAAATCCAAGGACGAAGACCCCGGCGTGTTAGTCATCGACGATGCCGGGCGTTATGTGATTCCTGTGCTGTCCGGCCACGTCGGCGGCGCCAATGCCTTTGCCGAGCGTCTGGCGGCCTTGCTGGAGGCACAAGCGGTACTGACTACGGCATCCGATGTCGGCAAGACCATTCCGGTGGATATTCTGGGGCGGGAACTAGGCTGGCAGGTCGAGGCGCCGAAGATCAACATCACCCGCGTCTCGGCGCATGTGGTCAACGAAGAGCCGGTTGCCTTCGTACAGGAAGCCGGTGCCAAAAACTGGTGGACAAGGCCGACGCCGCTGCCGGCCAATATTCATCTGTACGAACGCTTCGAGGATGTCGATCTGGATCGCTATCGCGCCGTGTTATGGGTCACCCGCCGCGATATTGCTCAGGCCTGTTGGGACGATCTCGCCGAACGCTTGGTGGTATATCGCCCGCCGGCGGGGCAGGATTGA
- a CDS encoding XdhC family protein, which yields MANNINHLLEAYRQLQRDRQDSVLATIIETFGSTYQKSGARMLITQTGELVGLLGGGCFERDLLEQAGSVFETGHAKTLFYDMRSGEDAIWGLGLGCNGAVRVLLQLLSAEQDFSPLSQLVGAAETQAHGVLVTVFESVHADFPTGRSQFLPAAIVGEQPILPSAPFPFATAALQTALQQKPRIETHLLDRQEIKAFYDPVQPPWQLLIFGAGADAVPLLNCAKSLGWRVSLVDHRPAHIKPERFPQADQLLHLIPEQVATQLDLNRFNALMLMTHNVEYDQRYLQAIVHCRVPFIGLLGPAHRKQRLLESLGEDAALIHERVFGPVGLDIGAQTPEEIALSIVAGIHAQLNGRSGLQLGNEIVAIKHECSH from the coding sequence ATGGCCAATAACATCAATCATCTGCTCGAAGCCTACCGGCAATTGCAACGCGACCGGCAGGATAGCGTACTGGCGACTATTATCGAAACCTTTGGCTCCACTTACCAAAAGTCCGGCGCGCGGATGCTGATTACTCAAACCGGCGAGTTGGTCGGTTTGCTGGGCGGCGGCTGCTTCGAACGGGATTTGCTGGAGCAGGCCGGTTCGGTGTTCGAAACCGGCCATGCCAAAACACTGTTTTACGATATGCGTTCCGGAGAAGATGCGATCTGGGGTTTGGGGCTGGGTTGTAACGGCGCGGTTAGGGTGTTGCTGCAATTGTTATCAGCCGAGCAGGATTTTAGTCCTTTGAGTCAGTTGGTCGGGGCCGCAGAAACGCAGGCTCACGGGGTGTTGGTGACGGTGTTCGAATCAGTGCACGCGGATTTTCCAACCGGCCGCAGTCAGTTTTTGCCGGCAGCCATCGTCGGTGAGCAACCGATATTGCCCAGCGCGCCATTTCCGTTTGCCACGGCGGCACTGCAAACGGCATTGCAACAAAAACCGCGCATCGAAACCCATCTGCTTGACCGCCAGGAAATCAAAGCCTTTTACGACCCGGTGCAACCGCCCTGGCAGTTGCTGATATTCGGCGCCGGTGCCGACGCGGTACCGCTGCTGAACTGCGCCAAGTCCCTGGGTTGGCGTGTGAGTTTGGTCGATCACCGGCCCGCGCACATCAAGCCCGAGCGCTTTCCGCAGGCCGACCAGTTATTGCATCTAATCCCGGAACAGGTAGCGACGCAGCTGGATTTGAATCGCTTTAACGCGTTGATGTTGATGACCCACAATGTCGAATACGACCAACGCTACCTGCAAGCCATCGTGCATTGCCGAGTGCCGTTTATCGGTTTGCTGGGGCCGGCGCATCGTAAGCAGCGGCTACTGGAAAGCCTGGGCGAAGATGCCGCGCTAATCCACGAGCGGGTGTTCGGCCCTGTGGGCTTGGACATTGGCGCGCAAACCCCGGAAGAGATAGCATTGTCTATCGTGGCTGGCATTCATGCCCAGCTTAACGGCCGTAGCGGCCTGCAACTAGGCAATGAAATAGTTGCGATCAAGCATGAATGCAGCCATTGA
- a CDS encoding D-alanyl-D-alanine carboxypeptidase family protein — protein MIAEQLDDYLPRIREIFFELGIPEDLPATRSLALCREPTELVAAEITPQGKEFYFTAAATAAWQALKRAAAVEDVSLLMVSALRSVDYQADIIRRKLEKGQAIDEILRVLAPPGYSEHHSGRAIDIGCDDCPELGEQFENTHALRY, from the coding sequence ATGATTGCGGAACAACTTGACGATTACTTGCCGAGGATTCGCGAGATATTTTTCGAGTTGGGGATTCCGGAAGACCTGCCGGCAACCAGAAGCCTGGCGTTATGCCGCGAGCCCACCGAATTGGTAGCCGCGGAAATCACGCCGCAGGGTAAAGAGTTTTATTTCACAGCGGCTGCAACTGCCGCTTGGCAAGCATTGAAACGGGCCGCCGCCGTGGAGGACGTTTCGTTGCTGATGGTCTCAGCCTTGCGCAGCGTGGATTATCAAGCCGACATTATTCGGCGCAAGCTGGAGAAAGGGCAAGCTATCGACGAGATTCTGCGTGTCCTGGCTCCGCCCGGTTACAGCGAACACCATAGCGGTCGTGCTATTGATATTGGCTGCGACGATTGCCCGGAGCTGGGTGAGCAGTTCGAAAATACCCACGCATTACGCTATTGA
- a CDS encoding cobalt-precorrin-5B (C(1))-methyltransferase, translating into MERKPKGTRKGYTTGACSAAAARAAALGLLTGAVPDVVECELPNGQQVRFTVTDAYCDKLSAHAVVVKDAGDDPDVTDKAPLTADVRLLPDAPGSLILKGGNGVGTVTMPGLGLEVGGAAINPVPRRNIEANVRAAAEPLLQQSGLEVTISVPGGEDLAKKTLNYRLGIVGGISILGTTGIVHPYSTAAFRASVIQGIEVAANQGQSVVVLTTGGRTEKFTMRELPELAPACFVQMGDFLKYALDTVVKCGIRQVVIGGMVGKLTKIAQGETITHANRSAVDTDLLAEIAAEIGAPDEVCNDIRASEMARYASERMEELGLIDPFYRALGERVIQTLRGRYAGKFHLTVLMCDFDGNKLAEAAGEV; encoded by the coding sequence GTGGAAAGAAAACCCAAAGGCACTCGCAAAGGCTATACCACCGGCGCCTGCTCGGCGGCGGCGGCGCGCGCGGCGGCATTGGGCTTGTTGACCGGCGCGGTGCCGGATGTGGTCGAATGCGAACTGCCGAACGGGCAACAGGTACGGTTCACGGTGACGGATGCGTATTGCGACAAGCTGTCGGCGCACGCGGTAGTGGTCAAGGACGCCGGCGACGACCCGGATGTCACAGACAAGGCGCCGTTGACCGCCGATGTGCGTCTGTTGCCGGATGCGCCCGGCTCGTTGATATTGAAGGGCGGCAATGGTGTCGGCACGGTCACCATGCCGGGCCTGGGATTGGAAGTCGGTGGGGCGGCGATCAATCCAGTGCCGCGCCGCAATATCGAAGCCAACGTTCGCGCCGCCGCCGAGCCGTTGCTGCAACAAAGCGGCCTGGAAGTGACGATTTCGGTGCCTGGCGGCGAAGACCTGGCAAAAAAAACCCTCAACTACCGGCTGGGCATCGTCGGCGGCATATCGATCCTGGGCACAACCGGCATCGTCCATCCTTATTCGACTGCGGCATTCCGTGCCAGCGTGATTCAGGGCATCGAAGTGGCCGCCAATCAGGGCCAGTCTGTCGTGGTGTTGACCACCGGCGGCCGCACCGAAAAATTTACCATGCGTGAATTGCCTGAACTGGCGCCGGCCTGCTTCGTGCAGATGGGCGATTTTCTGAAATATGCGCTGGACACCGTCGTCAAATGCGGCATCCGCCAGGTCGTGATTGGCGGCATGGTCGGCAAGCTGACCAAGATCGCCCAGGGCGAGACCATCACCCATGCCAACCGCAGCGCGGTCGATACCGATCTGCTGGCGGAAATTGCAGCCGAAATCGGCGCGCCGGACGAGGTTTGCAATGACATCCGCGCCTCGGAGATGGCGCGTTATGCCAGCGAACGCATGGAGGAACTGGGCCTGATCGACCCTTTTTATCGGGCCTTGGGCGAGCGCGTCATTCAGACGTTACGCGGCCGCTACGCCGGAAAATTTCATTTGACGGTACTCATGTGCGATTTCGATGGCAACAAGCTGGCCGAAGCGGCCGGAGAGGTATGA